From a region of the Lactuca sativa cultivar Salinas chromosome 4, Lsat_Salinas_v11, whole genome shotgun sequence genome:
- the LOC111914669 gene encoding trans-resveratrol di-O-methyltransferase has translation MSLQNREQSKEMLHSQAHIWNHIFSFVNSMSLKCAIELQIPDIIDGHGAPMLLSELVEALPINKERTTFVYRLMRILVHSGCFMKQSLSTTTGNDEEEEREGYLLTPASRLLLKEEPFSIRPLLLFMLDPILMDPWQNMSEWFKNKDITPFHTTHGKSMWDLASREPKVNQFVNETMASDAKLIGSFITKHCADVFQGLNSVVDVGGGTGTIAKAIAKAFPSISCISFDLPHVVNGLEGSKNMSYVCGDMFEAIPKADAVFLKWILHDWNDEECIKILKRCKEAIPNKEYGGKVIIVDMVLKNEEAGEKSLETQLFFDMLMMVNATGRERSEKDWSKLFYDACFSHYKITPILGLRSIIEVYP, from the exons ATGTCACTGCAAAATAGGGAGCAATCCAAAGAAATGCTTCATTCTCAAGCTCACATATGGAACCACATTTTTAGCTTTGTGAATTCCATGTCACTCAAATGTGCAATTGAACTCCAAATACCTGATATCATTGATGGTCATGGTGCACCAATGTTGCTATCCGAGTTAGTCGAAGCCCTCCCCATCAACAAAGAGAGAACCACCTTTGTCTATCGACTTATGCGCATCCTTGTCCACTCTGGTTGTTTCATGAAACAAAGTCTATCCACAACTACAGGCAATGATGAAGAGGAGGAAAGAGAAGGCTATTTGCTAACTCCTGCTTCTCGACTCCTTCTGAAGGAAGAACCATTTAGCATTAGGCCCCTTTTGCTGTTCATGTTAGATCCAATACTGATGGATCCATGGCAAAACATGAGTGAATGGTTCAAAAACAAAGACATAACTCCTTTTCACACAACCCACGGGAAGTCGATGTGGGATTTAGCAAGCCGGGAGCCGAAAGTTAACCAATTCGTCAATGAAACAATGGCTAGTGATGCAAAGCTTATAGGAAGTTTCATTACTAAACATTGTGCAGATGTTTTTCAAGGGTTGAATTCAGTTGTTGATGTTGGTGGTGGTACTGGAACCATTGCTAAAGCCATTGCCAAAGCTTTTCCGAGTATCAGTTGCATTAGTTTTGATCTTCCGCACGTTGTCAATGGTTTGGAGGGAAGTAAGAATATGAGTTACGTTTGTGGGGACATGTTTGAAGCAATTCCTAAAGCTGATGCGGTTTTCTTGAAG TGGATACTACATGATTGGAATGATGAAGAATGCATAAAGATATTGAAACGATGCAAAGAGGCGATACCGAACAAGGAATATGGAGGAAAAGTGATCATTGTAGATATGGTGTTGAAAAACGAAGAAGCAGGTGAGAAATCGTTAGAGACTCAGCTTTTCTTCGATATGCTTATGATGGTCAATGCGACAGGAAGGGAGAGGAGTGAAAAAGATTGGTCAAAGCTCTTCTATGATGCTTGTTTTAGCCATTATAAAATAACTCCGATTTTGGGATTAAGGTCTATCATAGAAGTGTATCCGTAG